From Carya illinoinensis cultivar Pawnee chromosome 5, C.illinoinensisPawnee_v1, whole genome shotgun sequence, one genomic window encodes:
- the LOC122310202 gene encoding uncharacterized protein LOC122310202, with the protein MLQFGPSPTINHHGQLAKLKQEGKVHLYIEEFRQLQTLVRGWSEEALVGTFIDGLKPWIAKEIKLKQPTRIQEVMRMTEILEESSNMERRFSKDMGSKASRTLQTKPPWKNRVDGEVSKPKPYEVKRLSREEVQERIKRGLCFKCGDKWSKEHSCKSGKVYVMIEEEEHEESSSHESEPEEVEPSEEEGDAELSLNAMSGVQKPTSMRVMAWIGKFEVTLLVDSGSTHNFINANIVTKVGLKPSTIEPFEVKVANGDKLRCEGLVREVKMNVQGVRIVADLHVLSLVGLDVVLGNAWLKGVGKVVHDYDKMTMEFRLGAKKRLWRAMTSKDVKSCEAITFEKLCKGGASCFAVILATQEAPLEVGKGEDKGKGEDLTLLPVEVQEVLRDHWKVLEVPKALPPSRPFDHRLILVDESKPVNVPPYRYAHFQKEEIERQVEEMLKGGLIRPSNSPFSSPVLLVRKKDGTWRFCTDYRALNEATVKDRFPIPTVDEMLDELHGARVFSKLDLRAGYHQIRMRDEDVHKTAFRTHSGHFEYLVMPFGLCNAPSTFQAAMNTIFKSLLRRCVLVFFDDILVYSKTIEEHKNHLRVVMGILEEHHFFIKAFKCAFMEKELEYLGHFISGEGVKVDQRKIEAMVDWPLPHDISALRGFLGLTGYYRRFVKNYGLIAKPLTSLLKKDNFSWTQEAREAFEELKRARPPLPC; encoded by the coding sequence ATGCTACAATTCGGCCCTTCACCAACCATTAACCATCATGGGCAATTGGCCAAGCTGAAGCAAGAAGGGAAGGTACATCTCTATATAGAGGAGTTTCGGCAATTACAAACCCTTGTGAGGGGATGGTCCGAAGAAGCACTAGTGGGGACATTTATCGATGGCTTGAAGCCTTGGATAGCCAAGGAGATCAAGTTGAAGCAGCCCACTCGGATTCAAGAAGTAATGAGGATGACCGAGATCCTTGAAGAGAGTAGTAACATGGAGAGGAGGTTCTCCAAGGACATGGGGAGTAAAGCCTCAAGGACTTTACAAACCAAGCCACCTTGGAAGAATAGGGTGGACGGGGAGGTCTCTAAACCGAAGCCTTATGAGGTGAAGAGGCTCTCTAGGGAGGAAGTGCAAGAGAGGATCAAAAGGGGTCTATGCTTCAAATGTGGAGACAAATGGAGCAAGGAACACTCTTGCAAGTCTGGAAAGGTTTATGTCATGATTGAGGAGGAGGAGCATGAGGAGTCCTCAAGTCATGAGTCCGAACCCGAGGAGGTCGAGCCTAGTGAGGAGGAAGGGGATGCCGAGTTGTCCCTTAATGCCATGTCCGGGGTACAAAAACCCACTTCCATGAGGGTCATGGCATGGATAGGGAAATTTGAGGTCACCTTGTTGGTGGATAGTGGGTCCACCCACAACTTCATCAATGCCAACATAGTCACTAAGGTTGGGTTGAAACCAAGCACCATCGAGCCTTTTGAAGTTAAGGTAGCCAATGGGGATAAATTAAGGTGCGAAGGGCTTGTGAGGGAGGTGAAAATGAATGTACAAGGGGTTAGAATCGTGGCTGATTTGCATGTATTGTCACTAGTGGGCCTTGATGTTGTCTTGGGTAATGCATGGCTCAAGGGAGTTGGCAAGGTAGTTCATGACTATGACAAAATGACTATGGAATTTCGGCTTGGGGCCAAGAAGAGGTTGTGGAGAGCCATGACATCCAAGGACGTGAAGTCTTGTGAGGCCATCACCTTTGAGAAGCTGTGTAAGGGTGGGGCAAGTTGCTTTGCCGTCATCCTAGCCACTCAAGAAGCACCCTTGGAAGTAGGAAAGGGTGAAGATAAGGGCAAGGGGGAAGACTTGACATTGCTGCCCGTGGAGGTACAAGAGGTCTTGAGAGACCATTGGAAGGTCCTTGAAGTACCAAAGGCCTTACCACCTTCTAGGCCATTTGATCATCGCCTTATCTTAGTGGATGAAAGCAAACCGGTCAATGTCCCTCCCTACCGGTATGCCCACTTCCAAAAGGAGGAAATTGAAAGGCAAGTTGAGGAGATGCTAAAAGGGGGGCTGATAAGACCTAGCAATAGTCCTTTCTCCTCACCCGTGCTACTAGTGAGGAAGAAGGATGGAACGTGGCGATTTTGCACCGATTATAGAGCCTTGAATGAAGCCACGGTGAAGGATAGGTTTCCTATCCCAACCGTGGATGAGATGCTTGATGAACTCCATGGTGCAAGGGTCTTTTCCAAATTGGATTTAAGAGCGGGCTACCATCAAATACGAATGAGGGATGAAGACGTGCATAAGACGGCTTTTAGGACACACTCCGGTCACTTTGAGTACCTTGTCATGCCGTTTGGATTATGCAATGCCCCTTCCACTTTCCAAGCTGCCATGAACACCATTTTCAAGTCATTATTGAGGAGGTGTGTGTTGGTCTTTTTTGATGACATCTTGGTTTACTCCAAGACCATTGAGGAGCACAAGAACCACTTAAGAGTTGTGATGGGGATTTTGGAAGAGCACCACTTCTTCATAAAGGCTTTTAAATGTGCCTTTATGGAGAAAGAACTTGAGTATCTTGGTCACTTCATCTCGGGAGAGGGGGTGAAGGTGGATCAAAGGAAGATTGAGGCCATGGTTGATTGGCCATTACCCCATGACATTTCGGCCTTAAGGGGTTTCTTGGGATTGACCGGCTATTATAGGCGGTTTGTGAAGAACTATGGGCTTATTGCTAAGCCACTTACATCCTTGTTGAAGAAGGACAACTTCTCATGGACCCAAGAGGCAAGGGAGGCCTTTGAGGAGTTGAAGAGGGCTAGACCACCACTCCCGTGCTAG